Proteins co-encoded in one Corylus avellana chromosome ca9, CavTom2PMs-1.0 genomic window:
- the LOC132162168 gene encoding acyl-coenzyme A oxidase 4, peroxisomal, with translation MTIFSSAKRDDVDENARTSYFNLPPLDVSIAFPQATPASIFPPCTSDYFHFDDLLTLEEQTLRKKVRECMEKEIAPIMTEYWEKAKFPFHVIPKLGALHIAGGTIKGYGCPGLSITGSAVATAEVARVDASCSTFILVHSSLAMLTIALCGSEEQKEKYLPSLAQLKTVGCWALTEPEYGSDASALNTTATKVQGGWVLEGQKRWIGNSTFADLLVIFARNTTSNQINGFIVKKDAPGLTATKIENKIGLRMVQNGDILLKRVFVGDEDRLPGVDSFQDTSKILAVSRIMVAWQPIGLSMGVYDMCHRYLKERKQFGAPLAAFQINQQKLVQMLGNIQAMVLVGWRLCKLYENGKMTPGHASLGKSWITLKARETAAIGRELLGGNGILADFLVAKAFCDLEPIYTYEGTYDINSLVTGREVTGFASFKPAALSKRSRL, from the exons ATGACAATTTTCTCGTCCGCAAAGCGAG ACGATGTTGACGAAAATGCAAGGacttcttattttaatttaccACCATTGGATGTTTCCATTGCATTCCCACAAGCAACTCCAGCGTCCATCTTTCCTCCTTGTA CTTCAGACTATTTCCATTTTGATGATCTATTGACTCTTGAGGAGCAGACTCTCAGGAAGAAAGTAAGAGAGTgtatggaaaaagaaatagCGCCAATAATGACAGAG TATTGGGAGAAGGCCAAGTTTCCgtttcatgttattccaaaactTGGTGCGCTGCATATTGCTGGTGGCACAATCAAG GGTTATGGGTGTCCTGGTCTCTCCATTACTGGAAGCGCTGTTGCTACAGCAGAAGTCGCTAGAGTTGATGCAAGCTGTTCTACTTTTATATTGGTGCATTCATCTCTGGCAATGCTCACTATTG CATTGTGTGGATCGGAGGAAcagaaggaaaaatatttacCATCTTTGGCACAGTTAAAAACTGTAGGCTGTTGG GCCTTGACTGAGCCAGAATATGGAAGTGATGCAAGCGCTTTGAACACAACAGCAACAAAG GTGCAAGGAGGTTGGGTACTTGAGGGCCAAAAGCGCTGGATTGGAAACAGTACCTTCGCAGATTTGTTGGTTATTTTTGCAAGGAATACCACTTCAAATCAGATAAATGG ATTTATAGTCAAGAAGGATGCCCCTGGATTAACAGctacaaaaatagaaaacaaaatcgGCCTGAGGATGGTTCAAAATGGAGATATTCtcttaaaaagagtttttgttGGTGACGAGGACAGGTTACCTGGCGTCGATTCTTTCCAGGATACAAGCAAG ATTCTCGCTGTTTCGCGTATTATGGTTGCCTGGCAACCGATTGGCCTATCAATGGGCGTCTATGATATGTGTCACAG GTATCTGAAGGAGAGGAAACAGTTTGGAGCACCACTAGCAGCTTTCCAAATCAATCAACAGAAACTTGTTCAAATGCTGGGTAATATTCAAGCAATGGTTCTTGTTGGTTGGCGCCTCTGCAAGTTATACGAGAATGGTAAAATGACTCCAGGTCATGCTAGCTTGGGAAAG TCATGGATCACCTTGAAGGCAAGAGAAACTGCTGCTATTGGGCGGGAGTTACTTGGTGGCAATGGAATTTTGGCTGATTTTTTAGTTGCAAAG GCATTTTGCGATTTGGAACCTATCTACACTTATGAAGGCACCTATGACATCAACAGCTTGGTCACAGGTAGGGAAGTCACTGGTTTTGCCAGCTTCAAGCCAGCTGCATTGAGCAAACGAAGCCGTCTGTAG
- the LOC132161924 gene encoding protein RESPONSE TO ABA AND SALT 1-like, with the protein MSMPGGLGTRSQTNAGSIEAFLEGWLVRQEHYLDELLSTQQHCHEMREEDLKELISRILAHYQEYYEEKSRMAHRDIFLVFSPTWFTSFERAFLWIAGFKPGLAFRLVTDAVDDLSEDQRQRINMLMEETKVEDRALSHELAKIQESVGAPPLLELARCAWRANGEVSEENRVLDAWKSALETLVANADSLRMNTAVKVVEILRPAQTVRFLAAAAQLQLRIRTWGLQREAERQE; encoded by the coding sequence ATGTCTATGCCTGGTGGCTTAGGGACAAGAAGCCAAACCAATGCCGGCTCAATCGAAGCCTTCCTGGAGGGCTGGCTGGTCCGCCAAGAACACTACCTCGACGAGCTCCTCTCGACTCAGCAACACTGCCACGAAATGCGAGAAGAGGACCTCAAAGAACTGATCTCCCGCATCCTCGCTCACTACCAAGAATACTATGAAGAAAAATCAAGAATGGCGCATAGGGATATTTTCCTCGTGTTCTCTCCCACATGGTTCACCTCCTTCGAGCGCGCCTTCCTCTGGATTGCCGGGTTCAAGCCCGGCCTCGCATTCCGACTCGTCACCGATGCCGTCGACGACTTGTCCGAAGACCAGCGCCAGAGGATTAATATGTTAATGGAGGAGACCAAAGTGGAGGATCGAGCACTCAGCCACGAATTGGCGAAGATTCAGGAGAGCGTGGGGGCGCCACCATTGCTGGAGCTTGCGAGGTGTGCCTGGCGAGCCAACGGAGAGGTAAGTGAGGAGAACAGGGTGCTCGATGCCTGGAAATCGGCATTGGAGACTCTGGTGGCAAATGCAGATTCGCTGAGGATGAACACCGCGGTGAAGGTGGTGGAAATACTGAGGCCGGCTCAGACGGTGAGGTTCTTGGCGGCGGCGGCTCAGCTTCAGCTCAGGATTAGGACTTGGGGGTTGCAAAGAGAAGCTGAAAGACAAGAATGA
- the LOC132162013 gene encoding phosphoinositide phosphatase SAC8 isoform X1 encodes MEDGASSGGRFKLYDHLELQEFQDKFVFKAVESPDQGFSIDRRDGHTRPLNGDNDSESPSKVSTIYGVVGTIRLLAGMYVLVITSRKDVGAFLGFPVFRVMSMKFLCCNESLRFSTSQEKRDEAYFRTLLKMVESTPGLYYSYETDITLNLQRRCKLAEGWMNKPIWKQADPRFVWNRNLLEDLIESKLDGFIIPLLQGSFQAIQLQIKSSLPTITLISRRCTRRLGTRMWRRGANLEGDTANFIETEQLLEVEGFRSSLLQIRGSIPLLWEQIVDLSYKPQLRIINHEQTSNVVERHFHDLLQRYGETVAVDLTDKHGDEGQLSAAFAAEMHRLQDVRYVSFDFHHYCGNSNFDNLNVLYDQISEDFEKQGYFLIDAEGHIVEEQKGVIRVNCIDCLDRTNVTQNFLGQKSLNVQLQRIGVLTPTECISMFAEEYRKFRTLWAEQGDEISLEYAGTHALKGDLVRYGKQTFAGLIKDGMSALSRYYLNNFHDGVRQDAVDLISGHYTVNRNNPSPFQLNGFESLSYLPMASAALLIGGLTLTSFTLQQAGRNAQQFVNSVLCAGVAAGVAAVVKANGRQFCSRPRLCGLL; translated from the exons atggaggatgGAGCTTCTTCAGGTGGTAGATTCAAGCTCTACGATCACCTGGAATTGCAGGAATTTCAGGACAAGTTTGTGTTCAAAGCCGTTGAATCCCCCGATCAAGGTTTCTCGATCGACCGCCGCGACGGCCACACCCGGCCACTCAATG GTGATAATGATTCCGAAAGTCCTTCCAAAGTATCTACAATTTATGGGGTGGTTGGAACTATTAGATTGCTAGCAG GAATGTATGTGCTTGTGATAACTTCTCGGAAGGACGTCGGGGCTTTTCTTGGTTTTCCGGTTTTTAGAGTTATGTCTATGAAGTTCCTCTGCTGCAATGAGTCTTTGAGGTTTTCAACTTCTCAAGAA AAAAGAGATGAGGCTTACTTCAGAACTCTTTTGAAAATGGTGGAATCGACTCCGGGGTTATACTATTCGTACGAGACAGATATAACTTTGAA CTTACAGAGAAGATGCAAGTTAGCAGAAGGATGGATGAATAAACCCATTTGGAAGCAG GCTGACCCTCGATTTGTTTGGAACAGAAATCTTTTGGAGGACCTTATTGAGTCTAAG CTTGATGGTTTCATCATTCCTCTATTACAAGGAA GCTTCCAGGCCATACAGCTACAAATAAAAAGTTCACTACCCACAATCACGTTAATTTCAAGGAGGTGTACACGGCGTCTCG GGACAAGGATGTGGAGAAGAGGAGCTAACCTAGAAGGAGATACTGCAAATTTTATTGAAACTGAACAATTGCTTGAGGTTGAAGGTTTCAGGTCCTCGTTATTGCAG ATTCGAGGTTCAATTCCACTTCTTTGGGAGCAGATTGTTGATCTGAGCTATAAACCTCAACTTAGGATTATAAACCATGAGCAGACG TCAAATGTTGTGGAGCGCCATTTTCATGATCTTTTGCAAAGATATGGAGAAACGGTAGCAGTTGACCTAACTGATAAG CATGGTGATGAGGGCCAATTAAGTGCAGCATTTGCTGCTGAAATGCATAGGCTGCAAGATGTGAG ATATGTGTCATTTGACTTTCATCACTACTGTGGCAACTCAAACTTTGATAACCTAAATGTTCTCTATGATCAAATCTCAGAGGATTTTGAAAAGCAAGG ATACTTCCTCATAGACGCAGAAGGACACATAGTAGAGGAGCAGAAAGGAGTTATTAGAGTTAACTGCATTGATTGCCTTGATCGAACAAATGTCACCCAG AATTTTCTGGGTCAGAAGTCATTAAATGTACAGTTGCAGAGGATTGGAGTACTTACTCCTACAGAGTGCATTTCTATGTTCGCCGAAGAATATAGAAAATTTAGAACAT TGTGGGCCGAGCAAGGTGATGAGATAAGCCTTGAATATGCTGGGACTCATGCCCTGAAAGGAGACCTGGTTAG ATATGGAAAGCAGACGTTTGCAGGACTAATCAAAGATGGAATGAGTGCTCTTTCAAgatattatttgaataattttcaTGATGGGGTTCGGCAG GATGCCGTGGATCTTATAAGTGGTCATTATACTGTCAACAGAAATAATCCTTCACCGTTCCAGCTAAATGGATTTGAGTCGCTCTCT TATCTCCCAATGGCATCAGCAGCTTTGTTAATTGGCGGTTTGACACTGACATCCTTCACACTTCAACAag CTGGGCGAAATGCACAGCAATTTGTGAACTCTGTACTCTGCGCTGGAGTAGCTGCTGGAGTTGCGGCAGTGGTCAAAGCTAATGGAAGGCAGTTCTGTTCTAGGCCTCGATTGTGTGGTCTTCTGTAA
- the LOC132162013 gene encoding phosphoinositide phosphatase SAC8 isoform X2 yields MEDGASSGGRFKLYDHLELQEFQDKFVFKAVESPDQGFSIDRRDGHTRPLNGDNDSESPSKVSTIYGVVGTIRLLAGMYVLVITSRKDVGAFLGFPVFRVMSMKFLCCNESLRFSTSQEKRDEAYFRTLLKMVESTPGLYYSYETDITLNLQRRCKLAEGWMNKPIWKQADPRFVWNRNLLEDLIESKLDGFIIPLLQGSFQAIQLQIKSSLPTITLISRRCTRRLGTRMWRRGANLEGDTANFIETEQLLEVEGFRSSLLQIRGSIPLLWEQIVDLSYKPQLRIINHEQTSNVVERHFHDLLQRYGETVAVDLTDKHGDEGQLSAAFAAEMHRLQDVRYVSFDFHHYCGNSNFDNLNVLYDQISEDFEKQGYFLIDAEGHIVEEQKGVIRVNCIDCLDRTNVTQNFLGQKSLNVQLQRIGVLTPTECISMFAEEYRKFRTLWAEQGDEISLEYAGTHALKGDLVRYGKQTFAGLIKDGMSALSRYYLNNFHDGVRQYLPMASAALLIGGLTLTSFTLQQAGRNAQQFVNSVLCAGVAAGVAAVVKANGRQFCSRPRLCGLL; encoded by the exons atggaggatgGAGCTTCTTCAGGTGGTAGATTCAAGCTCTACGATCACCTGGAATTGCAGGAATTTCAGGACAAGTTTGTGTTCAAAGCCGTTGAATCCCCCGATCAAGGTTTCTCGATCGACCGCCGCGACGGCCACACCCGGCCACTCAATG GTGATAATGATTCCGAAAGTCCTTCCAAAGTATCTACAATTTATGGGGTGGTTGGAACTATTAGATTGCTAGCAG GAATGTATGTGCTTGTGATAACTTCTCGGAAGGACGTCGGGGCTTTTCTTGGTTTTCCGGTTTTTAGAGTTATGTCTATGAAGTTCCTCTGCTGCAATGAGTCTTTGAGGTTTTCAACTTCTCAAGAA AAAAGAGATGAGGCTTACTTCAGAACTCTTTTGAAAATGGTGGAATCGACTCCGGGGTTATACTATTCGTACGAGACAGATATAACTTTGAA CTTACAGAGAAGATGCAAGTTAGCAGAAGGATGGATGAATAAACCCATTTGGAAGCAG GCTGACCCTCGATTTGTTTGGAACAGAAATCTTTTGGAGGACCTTATTGAGTCTAAG CTTGATGGTTTCATCATTCCTCTATTACAAGGAA GCTTCCAGGCCATACAGCTACAAATAAAAAGTTCACTACCCACAATCACGTTAATTTCAAGGAGGTGTACACGGCGTCTCG GGACAAGGATGTGGAGAAGAGGAGCTAACCTAGAAGGAGATACTGCAAATTTTATTGAAACTGAACAATTGCTTGAGGTTGAAGGTTTCAGGTCCTCGTTATTGCAG ATTCGAGGTTCAATTCCACTTCTTTGGGAGCAGATTGTTGATCTGAGCTATAAACCTCAACTTAGGATTATAAACCATGAGCAGACG TCAAATGTTGTGGAGCGCCATTTTCATGATCTTTTGCAAAGATATGGAGAAACGGTAGCAGTTGACCTAACTGATAAG CATGGTGATGAGGGCCAATTAAGTGCAGCATTTGCTGCTGAAATGCATAGGCTGCAAGATGTGAG ATATGTGTCATTTGACTTTCATCACTACTGTGGCAACTCAAACTTTGATAACCTAAATGTTCTCTATGATCAAATCTCAGAGGATTTTGAAAAGCAAGG ATACTTCCTCATAGACGCAGAAGGACACATAGTAGAGGAGCAGAAAGGAGTTATTAGAGTTAACTGCATTGATTGCCTTGATCGAACAAATGTCACCCAG AATTTTCTGGGTCAGAAGTCATTAAATGTACAGTTGCAGAGGATTGGAGTACTTACTCCTACAGAGTGCATTTCTATGTTCGCCGAAGAATATAGAAAATTTAGAACAT TGTGGGCCGAGCAAGGTGATGAGATAAGCCTTGAATATGCTGGGACTCATGCCCTGAAAGGAGACCTGGTTAG ATATGGAAAGCAGACGTTTGCAGGACTAATCAAAGATGGAATGAGTGCTCTTTCAAgatattatttgaataattttcaTGATGGGGTTCGGCAG TATCTCCCAATGGCATCAGCAGCTTTGTTAATTGGCGGTTTGACACTGACATCCTTCACACTTCAACAag CTGGGCGAAATGCACAGCAATTTGTGAACTCTGTACTCTGCGCTGGAGTAGCTGCTGGAGTTGCGGCAGTGGTCAAAGCTAATGGAAGGCAGTTCTGTTCTAGGCCTCGATTGTGTGGTCTTCTGTAA